In one window of Macaca thibetana thibetana isolate TM-01 chromosome 5, ASM2454274v1, whole genome shotgun sequence DNA:
- the NAA11 gene encoding N-alpha-acetyltransferase 11 translates to MNIRNARPDDLMNMQHCNLLCLPENYQMKYYLYHGLSWPQLSYIAEDEDGKIVGYVLAKMEEDPDDVPHGHITSLAVKRSHRRLGLAQKLMDQASRAMIENFNAKYVSLHVRKSNRAALHLYSNTLNFQISEVEPKYYADGEDAYAMKRDLSQMADELRRQVDLKKGGYVVLGSRENQETQGSTLCGSEEACQQKNPDTEESGSDSKEPKESVESTNVQDSSEGSDSTS, encoded by the coding sequence ATGAACATCCGCAACGCTCGGCCAGACGACCTGATGAATATGCAGCACTGCAACCTCCTTTGCCTTCCTGAGAACTACCAGATGAAATACTATTTATATCATGGCCTTTCCTGGCCCCAGCTTTCTTACATCGCTGAGGATGAGGACGGGAAGATTGTGGGCTATGTCCTAGCCAAAATGGAGGAGGACCCAGATGATGTCCCGCATGGCCATATCACCTCACTTGCCGTGAAGCGTTCACACCGGCGCCTCGGCCTGGCCCAGAAGCTGATGGACCAGGCCTCTAGGGCCATGATAGAGAACTTTAACGCCAAATACGTGTCTCTGCATGTCAGGAAGAGTAACCGGGCAGCCTTGCACCTCTATTCTAACACCCTCAACTTTCAGATTAGTGAGGTGGAACCTAAATACTATGCAGATGGGGAAGATGCTTATGCTATGAAGCGGGATCTCTCGCAGATGGCAGATGAGCTGAGACGACAAGTGGATCTGAAGAAGGGCGGGTATGTGGTCCTGGGCTCCAGGGAGAACCAGGAGACCCAGGGCAGCACACTTTGTGGTTCTGAAGAGGCCTGTCAGCAAAAGAACCCGGATACCGAAGAAAGTGGCAGTGACAGCAAAGAACCTAAGGAGTCTGTGGAGAGCACCAACGTCCAAGACAGCTCAGAAGGCTCGGATTCCACCTCCTAG